The proteins below come from a single Macrobrachium rosenbergii isolate ZJJX-2024 chromosome 50, ASM4041242v1, whole genome shotgun sequence genomic window:
- the LOC136832677 gene encoding zinc finger CCCH domain-containing protein 18-like isoform X22: protein MSSMDESEPQSSNQEWDEPMSPPPHDPGSNDGPASPDPMSPDNDGFDDHSRGYDDCMSANNPRTPDDPMSPDDFGGEEPMSPDNNSRNYNNQPGTPDYPMSPENGVCSEGSTRSEEPGQLRGPSTPEGPASPVNPRSPDDFANFDGPRSPDDIGSQDGPRSPDYPSSAGGPRSPSYVASVDGPRSPDAITSPDGPRSLDDFESQDGPRSPPYGPASPDGPQSPDELGGFDGPRPYSYPDGPLSPENAVSREPPRSPDDFGSVGGPRSPEDPVSLQDSASIDGSRTLDGQSSLGGPRTPEYPASPVDSLTPEGVINSREPPVLEDPSNRRGPMTPDDPASSTGFTESQSMRSPAPSNPRSPAGSGEQIKNDQDDRLSEISEGDSALNGELGNEDEQKDEQEAEGATKSKRRSDESLGLRDELDFEAERESGEEDGEEGEEGEEGEAPKKKREIENREEGELSDEEDDDSLLRQEPKTVCRFFNKGQCTWGTNCRFLHPGVSDKGNYNMFAPSKPQANTDKEEETTERERPREVRRFIPEPSPFESAWERGLRYAKEVKILQRSNRIMMKRANKRKETDADFEEKRFNLSLGQAELDRENDYYTRPASPVYKQPDEITDQYLDPYEKQAIRHFRGGHFENFEVRYHVDPRYSIREGGHDRSRREKYEREVSERTSRRSRHAPPGEENRYVRSRIWQDDRYMEVLSTGGGTRGEAEAWADPWARRKTPPRSSRKKKTSRTRSYSTGSSSHSSSRTSRSSSYSSRSRSRSESRTSRSSMGSRSSRSRSSTHSPSPGRRRGNHHKSGIRSLSMKGRPPPPTGSHTRPPIPRRPVEPRDPRMLNIPRRPEPKSSKMDAVERIVPPPIDVKPPKVPLRERLDKFGRIRRETSPHRSRSRSRSRSRGRLGRTFSSSRSRSRSGSRSSSASTRSRSRSRSHSRSRGHSVSRSRSRSSSSQSSSASSVGSRRRVGVKRRVTQGTVSYGQAKSKAMDPMKLSGQKQQIKLTLKGPAVRRLDKPVLPQEDDSGESDTGVKIGKRKPESPPPEPPPVKIVARSPPPAAPVAPQVKKPQANRREELLKQLRAVEDAIARKRTKLPT, encoded by the exons ATGAGCAGTATGGATGAATCGGAGCCACAGAGTTCTAATCAAGAATGGGATGAACCCATGTCACCACCACCTCATGATCCAGGCTCAAATGATGGCCCAGCAAGCCCTGATCCTATGAGCCCTGACAATGATGGGTTTGATGATCATTCTAGAGGTTATGATGACTGTATGAGCGCCAATAATCCAAGAACACCAGATGATCCTATGAGTCCAGATGATTTTGGTGGTGAAGAGCCAATGAGTCCagataataattcaagaaattacaataatcagCCTGGAACACCTGATTATCCCATGAGTCCAGAAAATGGTGTTTGTTCAGAAGGGTCCACACGATCTGAAGAACCTGGACAACTCAGAGGGCCTTCCACACCAGAAGGTCCAGCCAGCCCTGTCAACCCTAGATCACCTGATGATTTTGCTAATTTTGATGGCCCAAGATCCCCAGATGACATTGGCAGCCAAGATGGTCCCAGGTCACCTGACTACCCTTCGAGTGCAGGCGGTCCAAGGTCTCCAAGCTACGTAGCCAGTGTTGATGGCCCAAGATCACCCGATGCAATCACAAGTCCTGATGGTCCAAGGTCGCTAGATGACTTTGAAAGTCAAGACGGCCCAAGATCGCCACCATATGGGCCTGCAAGCCCTGATGGTCCTCAGTCACCAGATGAACTTGGTGGTTTTGATGGGCCAAGGCCATATAGTTATCCTGATGGCCCATTGTCTCCAGAAAATGCAGTAAGTCGTGAACCGCCGAGGTCACCCGATGACTTTGGTAGTGTTGGTGGCCCAAGATCACCTGAAGACCCTGTTAGTCTGCAAGACTCTGCGAGTATTGATGGTTCTAGAACTCTTGATGGTCAGAGCAGTTTAGGTGGCCCAAGGACCCCAGAGTATCCAGCCAGTCCTGTTGATTCTTTGACACCAGAGGGAGTTATAAATTCTAGAGAGCCTCCAGTGCTGGAAGATCCTAGTAATAGGAGAGGTCCTATGACTCCTGATGACCCTGCAAGTTCAACAGGCTTCACTGAATCCCAAAGTATGAGGAGCCCTGCACCCTCAAACCCTAGATCTCCAGCAGGGTCTGGGGAACAGATTAAGAATGATCAAGATGATCGTTTGTCTGAAATATCAGAAGGCGATTCTGCA TTGAATGGTGAGCTGGGTAATGAAGATGAGCAAAAGGATGAACAGGAAGCAGAGGGAGCTACCAAATCCAAGCGACGGAGTGATGAAAGCCTTGGTTTGAGGGATGAACTAGACTTTGAGGCTGAAAGAGAGAGTGGGGAAGAGGAtggagaagagggagaagaag GTGAAGAAGGAGAGGCTCCCAAAAAGAAACGTGAAATAGAAAATAGGGAGGAAGGAGAACTGAGCGATGAAGAGGATGATGACTCATTGTTGAGGCAGGAACCGAAAACAGTTTGTAG ATTTTTCAACAAGGGTCAGTGCACATGGGGAACAAATTGTCGCTTCTTACATCCAGGTGTATCTGACAAAGGCAATTATAATATGTTTGCACCTTCCAAACCCCAGGCTAATACAGACAAGGAAGAGGaaacaactgagagagaaagg CCCAGAGAAGTTAGACGGTTTATCCCTGAGCCTTCACCATTTGAGTCCGCATGGGAACGAGGACTTCGTTATGCTAAGGAGGTAAAAATCCTTCAAAGGTCAAATAGAatt ATGATGAAGcgagcaaataaaagaaaagaaactgatgCAGACTTTGAAGAGAAACGTTTCAACCTAAGCTTGGGTCAGGCAGAGTTAGATAGAGAAAATGATTATTATACTCGGCCAGCCTCACCTGTGTATAAACAGCCAGACGAAATAACCGATCAGTACCTGGATCCTTATGAAAAGCAAGCTATCAGACATTTTCGTGGCg GTCATTTTGAAAACTTTGAGGTTCGTTATCACGTCGACCCAAGGTACAGCATTAGGGAAGGAGGTCATGACAGGTCTCGGAGGGAGAAATACGAACGTGAAGTATCTGAGAGAACTAGCAGACGATCAAGGCATGCACCTCCTGGTGAAGAAAA CAGGTACGTTAGAAGTCGAATATGGCAGGATGACAGGTACATGGAAGTCCTTTCAACGGGAGGAGGCACCCGTGGTGAGGCAGAAGCCTGGGCTGATCCCTGGGCAAGAAGAAAGACCCCACCTCGTTCGAGTCGGAAAAAGAAAACGTCTAGAACAAGGAGTTACTCCACTGGTTCATCCTCTCATTCATCCTCCAG AACATCCCGCTCCTCATCCTACTCGAGCAGAAGTAGAAGCAGAAGTGAAAGTAGAACCTCCAGAAGCAGCATGGGGAGCCGTAGCAGTAGGTCACGTTCATCTACACATTCACCCTCCCCAGGGCGACGACGAGGCAATCATC ATAAATCTGGCATACGTTCTTTGTCTATGAAAGGAAGACCTCCTCCACCTACTGGATCTCATACCCGACCTCCGATACCCCGCAGACCAGTTGAACCCAGAGACCCAAG GATGCTTAATATTCCACGGAGACCTGAGCCAAAATCTAGCAAGATGGATGCTGTTGAGAG AATTGTGCCACCTCCTATTGATGTGAAACCCCCAAAAGTTCCTCTCAGGGAAAG ATTGGACAAATTTGGCCGCATTAGGAGGGAAACCAGTCCTCATAGGTCCAgatctagatcgcgttcgcgttCAAGAGGAAG GCTAGGCAGGACATTTTCTTCAAGTCGATCAAGGTCCAGATCTGGCTCTAGATCAAGTTCAGCCTCTACAAGGTCTAGGTCGAGGTCCAGATCTCACTCAAGGTCAAGAGGGCACAGCGTGTCCAGGTCTAGATCACGTTCTAGTAGTTCCCAGAGTAGCTCTGCTTCAAGTGTAGGCAGTCGAAGACGGG TTGGTGTAAAGCGAAGGGTAACACAAGGTACTGTGTCATATGGCCAGGCCAAGAGTAAGGCTATGGATCCCATGAAG CTCTCAGGTCAGAAACAGCAAATTAAACTAACACTTAAAGGTCCAGCAGTGCGGCGACTTGATAAGCCAGTATTACCCCAGGAAGATGACA GTGGTGAATCTGATACAGGTGTGAAAATTGGCAAGAGAAAGCCAGAAAGTCCTCCTCCTGAGCCTCCTCCAGTTaag ATCGTGGCTAGAAGTCCTCCACCTGCAGCTCCTGTTGCTCCGCAAGTTAAAAAGCCCCAGGCTAATCGAAGAGAGGAGTTACTTAAACAGCTCAGGGCTGTCGAGGATGCCATAGCTCGAAAAAGAACGAAACTACCAACATAG
- the LOC136832677 gene encoding zinc finger CCCH domain-containing protein 18-like isoform X11, whose product MSSMDESEPQSSNQEWDEPMSPPPHDPGSNDGPASPDPMSPDNDGFDDHSRGYDDCMSANNPRTPDDPMSPDDFGGEEPMSPDNNSRNYNNQPGTPDYPMSPENGVCSEGSTRSEEPGQLRGPSTPEGPASPVNPRSPDDFANFDGPRSPDDIGSQDGPRSPDYPSSAGGPRSPSYVASVDGPRSPDAITSPDGPRSLDDFESQDGPRSPPYGPASPDGPQSPDELGGFDGPRPYSYPDGPLSPENAVSREPPRSPDDFGSVGGPRSPEDPVSLQDSASIDGSRTLDGQSSLGGPRTPEYPASPVDSLTPEGVINSREPPVLEDPSNRRGPMTPDDPASSTGFTESQSMRSPAPSNPRSPAGSGEQIKNDQDDRLSEISEGDSALNGELGNEDEQKDEQEAEGATKSKRRSDESLGLRDELDFEAERESGEEDGEEGEEGEEGEAPKKKREIENREEGELSDEEDDDSLLRQEPKTVCRFFNKGQCTWGTNCRFLHPGVSDKGNYNMFAPSKPQANTDKEEETTERERPREVRRFIPEPSPFESAWERGLRYAKEMMKRANKRKETDADFEEKRFNLSLGQAELDRENDYYTRPASPVYKQPDEITDQYLDPYEKQAIRHFRGGHFENFEVRYHVDPRYSIREGGHDRSRREKYEREVSERTSRRSRHAPPGEENRYVRSRIWQDDRYMEVLSTGGGTRGEAEAWADPWARRKTPPRSSRKKKTSRTRSYSTGSSSHSSSRTSRSSSYSSRSRSRSESRTSRSSMGSRSSRSRSSTHSPSPGRRRGNHHKSGIRSLSMKGRPPPPTGSHTRPPIPRRPVEPRDPRMLNIPRRPESKSSKMDSKDRMLNIPRRPESKANKLEDKERMLNIPRRPEPKSSKMDAVERIVPPPIDVKPPKVPLRERLDKFGRIRRETSPHRSRSRSRSRSRGRLGRTFSSSRSRSRSGSRSSSASTRSRSRSRSHSRSRGHSVSRSRSRSSSSQSSSASSVGSRRRVGVKRRVTQGTVSYGQAKSKAMDPMKLSGQKQQIKLTLKGPAVRRLDKPVLPQEDDSGESDTGVKIGKRKPESPPPEPPPVKIVARSPPPAAPVAPQVKKPQANRREELLKQLRAVEDAIARKRTKLPT is encoded by the exons ATGAGCAGTATGGATGAATCGGAGCCACAGAGTTCTAATCAAGAATGGGATGAACCCATGTCACCACCACCTCATGATCCAGGCTCAAATGATGGCCCAGCAAGCCCTGATCCTATGAGCCCTGACAATGATGGGTTTGATGATCATTCTAGAGGTTATGATGACTGTATGAGCGCCAATAATCCAAGAACACCAGATGATCCTATGAGTCCAGATGATTTTGGTGGTGAAGAGCCAATGAGTCCagataataattcaagaaattacaataatcagCCTGGAACACCTGATTATCCCATGAGTCCAGAAAATGGTGTTTGTTCAGAAGGGTCCACACGATCTGAAGAACCTGGACAACTCAGAGGGCCTTCCACACCAGAAGGTCCAGCCAGCCCTGTCAACCCTAGATCACCTGATGATTTTGCTAATTTTGATGGCCCAAGATCCCCAGATGACATTGGCAGCCAAGATGGTCCCAGGTCACCTGACTACCCTTCGAGTGCAGGCGGTCCAAGGTCTCCAAGCTACGTAGCCAGTGTTGATGGCCCAAGATCACCCGATGCAATCACAAGTCCTGATGGTCCAAGGTCGCTAGATGACTTTGAAAGTCAAGACGGCCCAAGATCGCCACCATATGGGCCTGCAAGCCCTGATGGTCCTCAGTCACCAGATGAACTTGGTGGTTTTGATGGGCCAAGGCCATATAGTTATCCTGATGGCCCATTGTCTCCAGAAAATGCAGTAAGTCGTGAACCGCCGAGGTCACCCGATGACTTTGGTAGTGTTGGTGGCCCAAGATCACCTGAAGACCCTGTTAGTCTGCAAGACTCTGCGAGTATTGATGGTTCTAGAACTCTTGATGGTCAGAGCAGTTTAGGTGGCCCAAGGACCCCAGAGTATCCAGCCAGTCCTGTTGATTCTTTGACACCAGAGGGAGTTATAAATTCTAGAGAGCCTCCAGTGCTGGAAGATCCTAGTAATAGGAGAGGTCCTATGACTCCTGATGACCCTGCAAGTTCAACAGGCTTCACTGAATCCCAAAGTATGAGGAGCCCTGCACCCTCAAACCCTAGATCTCCAGCAGGGTCTGGGGAACAGATTAAGAATGATCAAGATGATCGTTTGTCTGAAATATCAGAAGGCGATTCTGCA TTGAATGGTGAGCTGGGTAATGAAGATGAGCAAAAGGATGAACAGGAAGCAGAGGGAGCTACCAAATCCAAGCGACGGAGTGATGAAAGCCTTGGTTTGAGGGATGAACTAGACTTTGAGGCTGAAAGAGAGAGTGGGGAAGAGGAtggagaagagggagaagaag GTGAAGAAGGAGAGGCTCCCAAAAAGAAACGTGAAATAGAAAATAGGGAGGAAGGAGAACTGAGCGATGAAGAGGATGATGACTCATTGTTGAGGCAGGAACCGAAAACAGTTTGTAG ATTTTTCAACAAGGGTCAGTGCACATGGGGAACAAATTGTCGCTTCTTACATCCAGGTGTATCTGACAAAGGCAATTATAATATGTTTGCACCTTCCAAACCCCAGGCTAATACAGACAAGGAAGAGGaaacaactgagagagaaagg CCCAGAGAAGTTAGACGGTTTATCCCTGAGCCTTCACCATTTGAGTCCGCATGGGAACGAGGACTTCGTTATGCTAAGGAG ATGATGAAGcgagcaaataaaagaaaagaaactgatgCAGACTTTGAAGAGAAACGTTTCAACCTAAGCTTGGGTCAGGCAGAGTTAGATAGAGAAAATGATTATTATACTCGGCCAGCCTCACCTGTGTATAAACAGCCAGACGAAATAACCGATCAGTACCTGGATCCTTATGAAAAGCAAGCTATCAGACATTTTCGTGGCg GTCATTTTGAAAACTTTGAGGTTCGTTATCACGTCGACCCAAGGTACAGCATTAGGGAAGGAGGTCATGACAGGTCTCGGAGGGAGAAATACGAACGTGAAGTATCTGAGAGAACTAGCAGACGATCAAGGCATGCACCTCCTGGTGAAGAAAA CAGGTACGTTAGAAGTCGAATATGGCAGGATGACAGGTACATGGAAGTCCTTTCAACGGGAGGAGGCACCCGTGGTGAGGCAGAAGCCTGGGCTGATCCCTGGGCAAGAAGAAAGACCCCACCTCGTTCGAGTCGGAAAAAGAAAACGTCTAGAACAAGGAGTTACTCCACTGGTTCATCCTCTCATTCATCCTCCAG AACATCCCGCTCCTCATCCTACTCGAGCAGAAGTAGAAGCAGAAGTGAAAGTAGAACCTCCAGAAGCAGCATGGGGAGCCGTAGCAGTAGGTCACGTTCATCTACACATTCACCCTCCCCAGGGCGACGACGAGGCAATCATC ATAAATCTGGCATACGTTCTTTGTCTATGAAAGGAAGACCTCCTCCACCTACTGGATCTCATACCCGACCTCCGATACCCCGCAGACCAGTTGAACCCAGAGACCCAAG GATGCTTAACATTCCTCGTCGCCCAGAGTCCAAGTCAAGCAAGATGGATTCCaaagacag GATGCTCAATATACCAAGAAGACCAGAATCAAAGGCAAACAAGTTGGAGGACAAAGAAAg GATGCTTAATATTCCACGGAGACCTGAGCCAAAATCTAGCAAGATGGATGCTGTTGAGAG AATTGTGCCACCTCCTATTGATGTGAAACCCCCAAAAGTTCCTCTCAGGGAAAG ATTGGACAAATTTGGCCGCATTAGGAGGGAAACCAGTCCTCATAGGTCCAgatctagatcgcgttcgcgttCAAGAGGAAG GCTAGGCAGGACATTTTCTTCAAGTCGATCAAGGTCCAGATCTGGCTCTAGATCAAGTTCAGCCTCTACAAGGTCTAGGTCGAGGTCCAGATCTCACTCAAGGTCAAGAGGGCACAGCGTGTCCAGGTCTAGATCACGTTCTAGTAGTTCCCAGAGTAGCTCTGCTTCAAGTGTAGGCAGTCGAAGACGGG TTGGTGTAAAGCGAAGGGTAACACAAGGTACTGTGTCATATGGCCAGGCCAAGAGTAAGGCTATGGATCCCATGAAG CTCTCAGGTCAGAAACAGCAAATTAAACTAACACTTAAAGGTCCAGCAGTGCGGCGACTTGATAAGCCAGTATTACCCCAGGAAGATGACA GTGGTGAATCTGATACAGGTGTGAAAATTGGCAAGAGAAAGCCAGAAAGTCCTCCTCCTGAGCCTCCTCCAGTTaag ATCGTGGCTAGAAGTCCTCCACCTGCAGCTCCTGTTGCTCCGCAAGTTAAAAAGCCCCAGGCTAATCGAAGAGAGGAGTTACTTAAACAGCTCAGGGCTGTCGAGGATGCCATAGCTCGAAAAAGAACGAAACTACCAACATAG
- the LOC136832677 gene encoding zinc finger CCCH domain-containing protein 18-like isoform X1 has product MSSMDESEPQSSNQEWDEPMSPPPHDPGSNDGPASPDPMSPDNDGFDDHSRGYDDCMSANNPRTPDDPMSPDDFGGEEPMSPDNNSRNYNNQPGTPDYPMSPENGVCSEGSTRSEEPGQLRGPSTPEGPASPVNPRSPDDFANFDGPRSPDDIGSQDGPRSPDYPSSAGGPRSPSYVASVDGPRSPDAITSPDGPRSLDDFESQDGPRSPPYGPASPDGPQSPDELGGFDGPRPYSYPDGPLSPENAVSREPPRSPDDFGSVGGPRSPEDPVSLQDSASIDGSRTLDGQSSLGGPRTPEYPASPVDSLTPEGVINSREPPVLEDPSNRRGPMTPDDPASSTGFTESQSMRSPAPSNPRSPAGSGEQIKNDQDDRLSEISEGDSALNGELGNEDEQKDEQEAEGATKSKRRSDESLGLRDELDFEAERESGEEDGEEGEEGEEGEAPKKKREIENREEGELSDEEDDDSLLRQEPKTVCRFFNKGQCTWGTNCRFLHPGVSDKGNYNMFAPSKPQANTDKEEETTERERPREVRRFIPEPSPFESAWERGLRYAKEVKILQRSNRIMMKRANKRKETDADFEEKRFNLSLGQAELDRENDYYTRPASPVYKQPDEITDQYLDPYEKQAIRHFRGGHFENFEVRYHVDPRYSIREGGHDRSRREKYEREVSERTSRRSRHAPPGEENRYVRSRIWQDDRYMEVLSTGGGTRGEAEAWADPWARRKTPPRSSRKKKTSRTRSYSTGSSSHSSSRTSRSSSYSSRSRSRSESRTSRSSMGSRSSRSRSSTHSPSPGRRRGNHHKSGIRSLSMKGRPPPPTGSHTRPPIPRRPVEPRDPRMLNIPRRPESKSSKMDSKDRMLNIPRRPESKANKLEDKERMLNIPRRPEPKSSKMDAVERILNIPRRPETKGNKMDAKERIVPPPIDVKPPKVPLRERLDKFGRIRRETSPHRSRSRSRSRSRGRLGRTFSSSRSRSRSGSRSSSASTRSRSRSRSHSRSRGHSVSRSRSRSSSSQSSSASSVGSRRRVGVKRRVTQGTVSYGQAKSKAMDPMKLSGQKQQIKLTLKGPAVRRLDKPVLPQEDDSGESDTGVKIGKRKPESPPPEPPPVKIVARSPPPAAPVAPQVKKPQANRREELLKQLRAVEDAIARKRTKLPT; this is encoded by the exons ATGAGCAGTATGGATGAATCGGAGCCACAGAGTTCTAATCAAGAATGGGATGAACCCATGTCACCACCACCTCATGATCCAGGCTCAAATGATGGCCCAGCAAGCCCTGATCCTATGAGCCCTGACAATGATGGGTTTGATGATCATTCTAGAGGTTATGATGACTGTATGAGCGCCAATAATCCAAGAACACCAGATGATCCTATGAGTCCAGATGATTTTGGTGGTGAAGAGCCAATGAGTCCagataataattcaagaaattacaataatcagCCTGGAACACCTGATTATCCCATGAGTCCAGAAAATGGTGTTTGTTCAGAAGGGTCCACACGATCTGAAGAACCTGGACAACTCAGAGGGCCTTCCACACCAGAAGGTCCAGCCAGCCCTGTCAACCCTAGATCACCTGATGATTTTGCTAATTTTGATGGCCCAAGATCCCCAGATGACATTGGCAGCCAAGATGGTCCCAGGTCACCTGACTACCCTTCGAGTGCAGGCGGTCCAAGGTCTCCAAGCTACGTAGCCAGTGTTGATGGCCCAAGATCACCCGATGCAATCACAAGTCCTGATGGTCCAAGGTCGCTAGATGACTTTGAAAGTCAAGACGGCCCAAGATCGCCACCATATGGGCCTGCAAGCCCTGATGGTCCTCAGTCACCAGATGAACTTGGTGGTTTTGATGGGCCAAGGCCATATAGTTATCCTGATGGCCCATTGTCTCCAGAAAATGCAGTAAGTCGTGAACCGCCGAGGTCACCCGATGACTTTGGTAGTGTTGGTGGCCCAAGATCACCTGAAGACCCTGTTAGTCTGCAAGACTCTGCGAGTATTGATGGTTCTAGAACTCTTGATGGTCAGAGCAGTTTAGGTGGCCCAAGGACCCCAGAGTATCCAGCCAGTCCTGTTGATTCTTTGACACCAGAGGGAGTTATAAATTCTAGAGAGCCTCCAGTGCTGGAAGATCCTAGTAATAGGAGAGGTCCTATGACTCCTGATGACCCTGCAAGTTCAACAGGCTTCACTGAATCCCAAAGTATGAGGAGCCCTGCACCCTCAAACCCTAGATCTCCAGCAGGGTCTGGGGAACAGATTAAGAATGATCAAGATGATCGTTTGTCTGAAATATCAGAAGGCGATTCTGCA TTGAATGGTGAGCTGGGTAATGAAGATGAGCAAAAGGATGAACAGGAAGCAGAGGGAGCTACCAAATCCAAGCGACGGAGTGATGAAAGCCTTGGTTTGAGGGATGAACTAGACTTTGAGGCTGAAAGAGAGAGTGGGGAAGAGGAtggagaagagggagaagaag GTGAAGAAGGAGAGGCTCCCAAAAAGAAACGTGAAATAGAAAATAGGGAGGAAGGAGAACTGAGCGATGAAGAGGATGATGACTCATTGTTGAGGCAGGAACCGAAAACAGTTTGTAG ATTTTTCAACAAGGGTCAGTGCACATGGGGAACAAATTGTCGCTTCTTACATCCAGGTGTATCTGACAAAGGCAATTATAATATGTTTGCACCTTCCAAACCCCAGGCTAATACAGACAAGGAAGAGGaaacaactgagagagaaagg CCCAGAGAAGTTAGACGGTTTATCCCTGAGCCTTCACCATTTGAGTCCGCATGGGAACGAGGACTTCGTTATGCTAAGGAGGTAAAAATCCTTCAAAGGTCAAATAGAatt ATGATGAAGcgagcaaataaaagaaaagaaactgatgCAGACTTTGAAGAGAAACGTTTCAACCTAAGCTTGGGTCAGGCAGAGTTAGATAGAGAAAATGATTATTATACTCGGCCAGCCTCACCTGTGTATAAACAGCCAGACGAAATAACCGATCAGTACCTGGATCCTTATGAAAAGCAAGCTATCAGACATTTTCGTGGCg GTCATTTTGAAAACTTTGAGGTTCGTTATCACGTCGACCCAAGGTACAGCATTAGGGAAGGAGGTCATGACAGGTCTCGGAGGGAGAAATACGAACGTGAAGTATCTGAGAGAACTAGCAGACGATCAAGGCATGCACCTCCTGGTGAAGAAAA CAGGTACGTTAGAAGTCGAATATGGCAGGATGACAGGTACATGGAAGTCCTTTCAACGGGAGGAGGCACCCGTGGTGAGGCAGAAGCCTGGGCTGATCCCTGGGCAAGAAGAAAGACCCCACCTCGTTCGAGTCGGAAAAAGAAAACGTCTAGAACAAGGAGTTACTCCACTGGTTCATCCTCTCATTCATCCTCCAG AACATCCCGCTCCTCATCCTACTCGAGCAGAAGTAGAAGCAGAAGTGAAAGTAGAACCTCCAGAAGCAGCATGGGGAGCCGTAGCAGTAGGTCACGTTCATCTACACATTCACCCTCCCCAGGGCGACGACGAGGCAATCATC ATAAATCTGGCATACGTTCTTTGTCTATGAAAGGAAGACCTCCTCCACCTACTGGATCTCATACCCGACCTCCGATACCCCGCAGACCAGTTGAACCCAGAGACCCAAG GATGCTTAACATTCCTCGTCGCCCAGAGTCCAAGTCAAGCAAGATGGATTCCaaagacag GATGCTCAATATACCAAGAAGACCAGAATCAAAGGCAAACAAGTTGGAGGACAAAGAAAg GATGCTTAATATTCCACGGAGACCTGAGCCAAAATCTAGCAAGATGGATGCTGTTGAGAG GATTCTTAACATTCCTCGGAGAcctgaaacaaaaggaaacaagatGGATGCTAAAGAGAG AATTGTGCCACCTCCTATTGATGTGAAACCCCCAAAAGTTCCTCTCAGGGAAAG ATTGGACAAATTTGGCCGCATTAGGAGGGAAACCAGTCCTCATAGGTCCAgatctagatcgcgttcgcgttCAAGAGGAAG GCTAGGCAGGACATTTTCTTCAAGTCGATCAAGGTCCAGATCTGGCTCTAGATCAAGTTCAGCCTCTACAAGGTCTAGGTCGAGGTCCAGATCTCACTCAAGGTCAAGAGGGCACAGCGTGTCCAGGTCTAGATCACGTTCTAGTAGTTCCCAGAGTAGCTCTGCTTCAAGTGTAGGCAGTCGAAGACGGG TTGGTGTAAAGCGAAGGGTAACACAAGGTACTGTGTCATATGGCCAGGCCAAGAGTAAGGCTATGGATCCCATGAAG CTCTCAGGTCAGAAACAGCAAATTAAACTAACACTTAAAGGTCCAGCAGTGCGGCGACTTGATAAGCCAGTATTACCCCAGGAAGATGACA GTGGTGAATCTGATACAGGTGTGAAAATTGGCAAGAGAAAGCCAGAAAGTCCTCCTCCTGAGCCTCCTCCAGTTaag ATCGTGGCTAGAAGTCCTCCACCTGCAGCTCCTGTTGCTCCGCAAGTTAAAAAGCCCCAGGCTAATCGAAGAGAGGAGTTACTTAAACAGCTCAGGGCTGTCGAGGATGCCATAGCTCGAAAAAGAACGAAACTACCAACATAG